GGGCCCTCTGGTTGTGGGAAAAGCACCATTTTGAGCCTGATTGCGGGTCTGAGCAGTCCCACCCAAGGAGATTTGACTTGGCAGATGCCGGACGCTCGCCGGAATTTGGCCTTTGTGTTCCAAGATTCTGCCCTGCTGCCTTGGGCAACGGTGCAGGAAAATATTCGGTTGCCATTGAAGTTGGCGGGAATTTCCCGATCGGCCAGCGAAGACCGCGTGGCCGAAGCGATCGAGCTGGTGGGGTTAAAGGGGTTTGAAAAATCCTTTCCCCGGCAACTCTCCGGCGGGATGAAAATGCGGGTTTCGATCGCCCGGGCGATCGTCACCCAACCCAAGGTGTTGTTGATGGATGAACCCTTTGGGGCCCTTGATGAAATTACCCGCAACAAACTGAATGAAGACGTGATGAATTTGTGGCATCAAAAGCGCTGGACGATCGCTTTTGTGACCCACAACATCTATGAAGCCGTTTATTTGTCAACGCGGGTGGCGGTGATGGGGGTTAATCCCGGGCGCATCGTCACGGAGCTGGACATTCCCGAACCCTATCCTCGATCGGAAACTTTCCGTCAATCTCCAACTTTTGGCCAATATCGCTACCAACTGGCGGAAGCGTTGGCCCTCGGCATGGGTGCGACGGTTCCCTTGTAAGGGTGTCAATGGGAATGGTGCAAATGTCGATTTCGCAAAGTTGACCCAATTTACTCAAAATTGACTGAGCATTAACTGAGCTTGAATTGCAAAATTCTGGTTTTGAATGGCGGGGAAACTCCCTACAATGATTCCAGAGCCACCCAGCAATTCCTTAAAAACTGCTTGAGAACTGCCGAAAACCCGCTGAAAGATCGGTTTTGAGCATTCCTTCCTGATCCTGAATCTTCTGAATTATTCCCGCAATTTAAAGCCTATGAGTCGCAGTCGTTCTCCCCTAATTTCCAAGCGATCGCTCATTCAGCGCGTTTTTTCCGCCGACGTGCTGGCCCCCTTGGGGGTGGGACTGACTTTTCTGTTGGCTTGGGATTTATTTGTGCAAATCACCGGACTGCCACCCTATCTACTCCCTCGGCCTGGCTTGGTGTTGCAAACCCTATTTGAAAACTGGAATGAGCTGTTTTCGGCCCTAATGGTGACGCTGCAAATTACGATCATTGCGTTTTTGGCGGCGGCAGTTTCTGGACTAGGGATTTCCGTGCTGTTTACGGTGAACAAGTGGATTGAACGGAGCCTGTTTCCCTATGCGGTGATTCTGCAAACCACACCCTTGGTGGCGATCGCGCCGCTGATTGTGATTTGGCTCAAGGATAATACGTTGGGAGCATTGGTGCTTTGTGCCTGGATTGCGGCCTTTTTTCCGGTGGTTGCTAACACCACCTTGGGGCTGAACAGTGTCGATCGGAACCTAACTAACCTCTTTAAGCTCTATAACACCAGTCCTTGGCAGCGATTGATTTATCTCCGGTTACCCAGCGCGTTGCCCTACTTCCTAG
This sequence is a window from Limnothrix sp. FACHB-406. Protein-coding genes within it:
- a CDS encoding ABC transporter ATP-binding protein, translating into MSSTVPPVRSTLQPAISLSNVTKAFSTGTVALQDVSLTIHEGEFLSLVGPSGCGKSTILSLIAGLSSPTQGDLTWQMPDARRNLAFVFQDSALLPWATVQENIRLPLKLAGISRSASEDRVAEAIELVGLKGFEKSFPRQLSGGMKMRVSIARAIVTQPKVLLMDEPFGALDEITRNKLNEDVMNLWHQKRWTIAFVTHNIYEAVYLSTRVAVMGVNPGRIVTELDIPEPYPRSETFRQSPTFGQYRYQLAEALALGMGATVPL
- a CDS encoding ABC transporter permease translates to MSRSRSPLISKRSLIQRVFSADVLAPLGVGLTFLLAWDLFVQITGLPPYLLPRPGLVLQTLFENWNELFSALMVTLQITIIAFLAAAVSGLGISVLFTVNKWIERSLFPYAVILQTTPLVAIAPLIVIWLKDNTLGALVLCAWIAAFFPVVANTTLGLNSVDRNLTNLFKLYNTSPWQRLIYLRLPSALPYFLGGLRISGGLSLIGAVVAEFVAGTGGAKSGIAYQILIASYNLQIPKMFAALLLVTGLGILIFVGLSALSDALLKDWHESAVKQES